From a single Schistosoma mansoni strain Puerto Rico chromosome 4, complete genome genomic region:
- a CDS encoding putative brca1 associated ring domain, with the protein MTSLVVTLGDFGSNSRKDHQMISLSQTHRAIIELLELMRCDNCTSTLHQPFTTGVCEHLLCSSCIPSRGNVKAASCCPVCSVPVHARDFQVHPQFTSLVLVARRLKKLTMNTSQKKANDSQNSIIENNIPDATKNEVTLPQVVVKRAYSASRQQLSEDKNPERPIGVSYKRGYSLANSDTNISTVNTSVSNVCSTGNDSGINYKPHYSSKHSIKANKKQRLNKVTKLPAYSNSDIHQTISVNSVNESELCVPFDKPIESLSVEAVVVHNTRNARNKIASKVCKDKIESKQTMSSKIDVPAPFASPEPSRLTDQSTLSPSDPISFKTSVFLTPVDLPITDENKAAASKGSNISKKNSKKIQNSVKKAVPVQDRKPSGFLNLLHKLRPNSKGESQLHRAAIRGDISQVEELLSAGLSPNIRDHAGWTPLHEAALRGHCEVAKALIKAGATVDIPGGPDLETPLHEAIQNGQVDFCQLLLDHGANPMFPNNNGIIPIQLVDNSICQLKELHNSDSKSSKYSFLLNALSDIREMLSKASLSTIVSDKDCLTNNKTLSILSVSSATTFIERRRLRPILLGTGLTRTQQSLFNRVATMIHARVFSSISPEVTHVVTGALQELSSDVVDEESVNKTKKNNKSKRNSRSLKNDNELLSSNGQATCPRTLKFLSAVLQGCWILSFDWIETCAHIKMRVEEEGFEVTGCSTAPMSGAPRRARLAREAGSLGLFHGLNICFLGNFVYPVPSRDELTRLARSGGASVVFSRDVCSPIRLARYAIEAANNSSIWDLNTVEANKEFDQENNDNISFIDEITMIDSNNPSSLLVLYDPGVLSKPKNESFNKSIYAVETVTKALSLIKPKKSTNTLSSSADDLPPPLQSIPCTWLLDCAAEYRLLPFPNC; encoded by the exons ATGACGTCTCTGGTTGTGACACTGGGTGATTTTGGCTCTAATTCTAGGAAAGATCATCAG ATGATCAGTTTGTCTCAAACTCACCGTGCCATCATTGAACTGTTGGAGTTGATGCGATGTGATAATTGCACCTCCACCCTCCACCAGCCATTCACAACTGGAGTATGTGAACATCTGCTATGTTCTTCATGTATTCCAAGTCGAGGTAATGTAAAGGCTGCAAGTTGCTGTCCGGTGTGCTCAGTTCCCGTACATGCACGTGATTTCCAAGTTCATCCACAATTTACATCACTCGTATTGGTTGCACGTCGATTAAAGAAATTAACGATGAATACTTCTCAAAAGAAAGCAAACGACTCTCAGAATTCCATTATTG AAAATAATATTCCTGATGCAACTAAAAATGAGGTTACGTTACCACAAGTAGTAGTTAAAAGAGCCTATTCTGCTTCAAGACAACAATTATCCGAAGATAAAAATCCAGAACG TCCAATCGGTGTAAGTTATAAACGTGGATATTCCTTGGCTAATAGTGATACAAATATATCTACTGTTAATACATCTGTATCTAATGTTTGTTCAACTGGTAATGATTCAGGcattaattacaaacctcattATTCTTCAAAACATAGTATCAAAGCCAATAAGAAGCAACGATTAAATAAAGTAACTAAATTACCTGCTTATTCAAACTCTGATATTCATCAAACAATATCAGTAAATTCTGTGAACGAAAGTGAATTATGTGTTCCTTTTGATAAACCAATTGAATCACTTTCTGTAGAAGCTGTTGTTGTACATAACACTAGAAATGCTCGGAATAAAATTGCATCGAAAGTTTGCAAAGACAAGATAGAGTCTAAACAAACG ATGTCTAGCAAAATAGATGTTCCAGCCCCATTCGCTTCTCCTGAACCTTCTCGTTTAACAGATCAGTCCACTTTATCTCCGTCTGATCCGATTTCATTTAAAACGTCTGTCTTCCTTACACCTGTCGATCTACCAATAACTGACGAAAATAAAGCAGCAGCTTCAAAAGGTTCAAATATTTCAAAGAAGAATTCTAAGAAGATCCAAAATAGTGTTAAGAAAGCTGTTCCTGTTCAGGATCGTAAGCCATCTGGATTTCTCAATTTACTGCACAAACTAAGACCAAATAGCAAAGGTGAAAGCCAATTACATAGGGCAGCAATTCGTGGTGATATTAGTCAAGTAGAAGAGTTACTTTCTGCTGGGTTATCACCGAATATTCGAGACCATGCTGGTTGGACACCATTGCATGAAGCTGCGTTACGTGGACACTGCGAA gtcGCCAAAGCTTTGATCAAAGCTGGAGCTACTGTAGATATCCCTGGTGGTCCGGATTTAGAGACTCCTTTGCACGAAGCTATACAAAATGGACAAGTTGACTTCTGTCAACTGTTGCTTGACCATGGTGCTAATCCTATGTTTCCAAATAACAATGGTATAATTCCAATACAGCTAGTGGATAACAGTATATGCCAACTAAAAGAACTACACAATTCAGATTCTAAATCATCAAAGTATAGTTTCCTTCTTAATGCATTATCTGACATAAGAGAGATGTTAAGTAAAGCATCATTATCTACCATTGTATCAGATAAAGATTGTCTGACTAACAATAAAACTTTAAGTATCTTATCTGTCTCTTCTGCAACTACTTTCATTGAAAG ACGACGTCTTCGACCTATTCTTTTGGGTACTGGTCTAACAAGAACTCAACAATCACTGTTCAATCGTGTTGCCACTATGATACATGCACGTGTGTTCTCATCAATCTCACCTGAAGTTACACATGTCGTGACTGGTGCACTTCAAGAATTGTCCAGCGATGTAGTCGATGAAGAATcagttaataaaacaaaaaagaacaataaatcTAAAAGAAATTCTCGTTCACTCAAAAACGATAATGAATTACTCAGTTCCAATGGCCAAGCTACTTGTCCACGTACTTTGAAGTTTCTAAGCGCTGTTCTACAG gGATGTTGGATCTTGTCATTTGATTGGATTGAAACTTGTGCTCATATCAAGATGCGTGTAGAAGAAGAGGGCTTTGAAGTAACTGGGTGCAGTACTGCTCCTATGTCCGGTGCTCCTCGTCGAGCACGTCTCGCTCGTGAAGCTGGTTCTTTGGGATTATTTCATGGTTTAAACATTTGTTTCCTA GGGAATTTCGTATATCCTGTACCATCCAGGGATGAGCTTACTCGATTAGCACGTTCTGGTGGAGCAAGTGTAGTATTTAGTCGTGATGTTTGCTCTCCAATTCGACTTGCAAGATATGCTATTGAGGCTGCAAATAATTCATCTATTTGGGATTTAAATACCGTAGAGGCGAATAAAGAGTTTGATCAAGAGAATAATGACAACATTTCGTTTATAGATGAAATCACAATGATTGATTCGAACAATCCTTCCTCCTTGCTTGTTCTATATGATCCGGGTGTTTTGAGTAAACCtaaaaatgaatcatttaacAAATCCATATATGCTGTAGAAACTGTTACTAAAGCGCTTAGCTTGATCAAACCGAAAAAATCTACAAATACACTAAGTTCATCGGCAGATGACTTACCACCACCTCTTCAATCGATACCATGTACTTGGCTTTTGGATTGTGCTGCAGAATATCGTCTACTTCCTTTTCCCAACTGTTAA